A part of Synchiropus splendidus isolate RoL2022-P1 chromosome 19, RoL_Sspl_1.0, whole genome shotgun sequence genomic DNA contains:
- the si:ch211-11k18.4 gene encoding uncharacterized protein si:ch211-11k18.4 has product MSGKMKSRSAANADSITGGVTCDERILRDCHQLYTEPGSGLISVAESVGVKLLPPRKKITVMLMGNHSAGKSSFINWYVEEHIQRTGVAIETQGFSFVTSGRKRESLTGNATLHLYPHFKPLQEFRGVSEYLSTEICTSRQKRFSLVTFVDSPGLVDGDMKYPFDVDEVIMWLGDLCDLILVFFDPMGQALCKRTLNIVENLNESHGDRLRFYLSKADEAGGESDRQRVMMQIVQELCKRPGLNKCGFDMPTIYIPNPNKPSRCVNQIEEVCRTIEKTINQTVQNTLNSLEKDCEAISEAITNTLVCDRQTSVQNRRARCKSCLLMSLGFCIPLALMALLLLGTLSREVLDLALGPQGTQALSLYLMPVVRLSDSLTAQQQLYLCGGLVLLSFLLLLIPRFSFRTRPTLSGKQKRQLQEKLEYVQEVARTKKKSLYEEYLRQSVSDQDMGL; this is encoded by the exons ATGTCCGGGAAGATGAAGAGCAGAAGCGCGGCCAACGCGGACTCCATCACGGGCGGCGTGACCTGCGACGAGCGCATCCTGCGGGACTGTCACCAGCTGTACACGGAGCCGGGCAGCG GTCTGATCTCCGTAGCCGAGTCCGTTggagtgaagctgctgccccccagGAAGAAGATCACTGTGATGCTGATGGGGAACCACTCTGCTGGGAAAAGCTCCTTCATTAACTG GTACGTTGAGGAGCACATCCAGCGCACCGGCGTGGCCATCGAGACCCAAGGCTTCAGCTTCGTCACCAGTGGGAGGAAGCGAGAGTCTCTGACG GGAAACGCCACGCTGCACCTGTATCCTCACTTCAAGCCGCTGCAGGAGTTCAGAG GTGTCTCTGAGTATTTAAGCACGGAGATCTGCACGTCGCGGCAGAAGAGGTTCAGCCTGGTGACGTTCGTGGACTCCCCCGGGCTGGTGGACGGAGACATGAAGTATCCATTCGACGTGGATGAGGTCATCATGTGGCTAG GTGACCTGTGTGAcctgatcctggtcttcttcgACCCGATGGGCCAGGCTCTGTGCAAGCGCACACTCAACATCGTGGAGAATCTGAACGAGAGCCACGGAGACCGGCTGCGGTTCTACCTGAGCAAGGCGGACGAGGCTGGCGGGGAGTCTGACCGACAG AGAGTCATGATGCAGATCGTGCAGGAGCTGTGCAAGCGACCGGGCCTCAACAAGTGTGGCTTCGACATGCCCACCATCTACATCCCCAACCCCAACAAG CCGAGTCGCTGCGTCAACCAGATCGAGGAGGTGTGTCGCACCATCGAGAAGACCATCAACCAGACCGTCCAGAACACGCTCAACTCCCTGGAGAAGGACTGCGAGGCGATCAGTGAGGCCATCACCAACACGCTCGTCTGCGACAG GCAGACAAGCGTGCAGAACCGCAGGGCTCGCTGCAAGAGCTGCCTCCTCATGTCGCTGGGCTTCTGTATCCCGCTGGCTCTCATGgcgctgctcctgctgggcACACTCTCCAGGGAAGTGCTGGATCTGGCCTTGGGCCCTCAAGGCACCCAGGCGCTCTCGCTGTACCTG ATGCCGGTGGTGCGACTGAGCGACTCGCTAActgcacagcagcagctgtaCCTCTGCGGGGGCctggtcctcctctccttcctgctgcttctcattcCTCGCTTTTCGTTCAG GACTCGCCCCACGCTATCTGGCAAGCAGAAGCGGCAGCTACAGGAGAAGCTGGAGTACGTCCAGGAGGTGGCCAGGACCAAGAAG AAATCCTTGTATGAGGAGTAcctgcgtcagagtgtgagcgACCAGGACATGGGTCTGTAA